The Nitrospiria bacterium genome includes a window with the following:
- a CDS encoding GYD domain-containing protein, with protein MPTYVLLSTLTDQGRKTIKAKPSRINQVNKEIESMGAKVIAQYALLGPYDFVNIIEAKDNKAIAKISVELGSRGSVQFLTMPAIPIDEFIASLK; from the coding sequence ATGCCGACCTATGTCTTGCTCAGCACGTTGACCGATCAGGGCCGGAAGACCATCAAGGCCAAACCCAGCCGCATCAACCAGGTGAACAAAGAAATTGAGTCGATGGGGGCCAAAGTGATCGCCCAGTACGCCCTTCTGGGCCCGTATGACTTTGTCAACATCATCGAAGCCAAGGACAACAAGGCCATTGCCAAGATTTCGGTGGAGTTAGGCTCACGAGGCTCGGTCCAATTCCTGACCATGCCGGCGATCCCGATCGATGAGTTCATCGCGTCGCTCAAGTAG